In Chryseobacterium sp., the genomic window GGAAAGCGCTACATCAGCTTCTCCCATTATTGAAGTGAGAGGGGTTCTCAGTTCATGAGAAACGTTTCCGATCAAATGATTCTGGGTTTCAAAAGACGTTTCAATACGGTTGAGCATCCCGTTGAAGGTATCTACCAACTCGTTCAATTCTTTATTGTCAGGCTGGGGTTCTAAACGTAAATGAAGATTTTCAGAACTGATCTCTTTTACTTTTCCTGTAATTTTTAAGATCGGTTTAAATAAGGTTTTCGACAGGTAGAAAGAAAAAATCATACTGAAGAATAGAGAAAGAACGATACACGTAAGCAGCGTCCTTTTTAAAAACCCAAGATAATAAACGACATAGTGGTTTTTGGCAGAGGCGATTGCAATATAATCTTTATTATCATACTTAAAACTCTGGCCGATATAATAGAATTCCTTGTCGTTATAATTAGACTCTCCTTCTTTGATAATATTCTTGAAGAAATAGTCTGGTATATGGACTTCCTGCGATATTTTTTTGAAATTGGAATCGGTAGGAACGGCAAAAACATAGTCTTTTTCCATGGGAAGTTCCTCATCATTCAGGCTGTTGAGGATATAATTTTCCGGAAGATCCAGGTGATCCTTACTTTTTTCTATCTGAACAATAGTAGTGGTACGGATTTTCAGCAACTCATAAAATCTCTGGTGAGAAAAATTAACGATCGAAAAATAAACCAATCCGCTGAACAGCAAAATAATGGCAGTAAAAACCAACATTAAAAGCACCATTGTTTTGGTCTGATTTGTGATCACTTTATTAAACATTCATCAAGATTTTTTCAAAACATAGCCCATTCCTATTACAGTATGAATCAATTTATTATCATCCTGACTGTCCAGTTTCTTTCTTAGATAATTCACATAAACATCTACCACATTAGTTCCCAACTCATAATTTACGCCCCATACCGCATCCAGGATTTCTGCTCTTGAGATCACCTTTTCAGGGTTATTCAGGAAATATAGCAGCAGTTTGTATTCTGTGGAAGTAAGGGTAATTTCTTCTCCTCCACGGGTTACTTTTTTAGTATAATCGTTTACAGCCAGATCTGAAAACTGAAATACATGCTCATTATCCGGCTCCGGTTCAATGGTTTCCTGAGGTCCGTTGTTGTGGCTTCTTCTCAAGAGAGACTTCACACGGGCTACCAGTTCAATAAATTTAAATGGCTTTACCAGATAATCATCTCCGCCGCTTTCCAGGCCGAGCACAATATTTTCAGAAGTTCCTAAAGCTGTTAAGAACAGGATCGGCACACTCTGATTGGTTTTCCGGATCTCTTTGCAAACATCCAGCCCGTTCATTTCCGGCAGCATAATGTCTAAAATTACCAAATCGAAATCGTTGGCCTGCACCAGCTGTACTCCGGTACGCCCGTCAAAAGCTACAGAAATTTCATATCCGTTCTCCTGAAGTCCCTTTTTAATAAAAGACACGACACTGGTTTCGTCTTCGATAAGAATAATTTTTTCATAAATGAAATAACGAGTTTTACAAAAATAGGGAAATTTTCTCGGGATGGACAAGAGGCATAGGAAGCTGAGAAGGCAAAAGGGTAAAAAATGAAATCACTCATGAAAAAAAGTTTTACAAATACTCCCCGCTTCCTTATTTTACTTTTTTAGAAAGGAAAAATTAGAATTGAGCAAAAAGTCTGTTTGCGTTCTCAGCCTCTTTCGTCTCCAATAATAATTTTCAATGTATTGATTCCCCTTTTCCAAAATGAACGCTATGTTAAAATTGCTTTTCCGGGTTCTAATATCTTTTTATTATCACTCAATTTTGAGGTCTAATTCCATCTGTACATCCACGCGGTCATATCCGGCATTGGTAACCGGCATATGTTTAAAGCCTAATTTTTCGTACAGCCTGATCGCTGGTCCCAGGATTGAATTGGTTTCCAGAAATACTTTCTCCGCCCCCAGTTCTTTCGCTTTCTCTACTAAAGTATTCCCCAGCAGATAGCCGATTTTCTTTCCCTGAGCTTTAGGACTGACCGCCATTTTTGATAGCTCAAAAGTAAGTGGTTCCGCATTCGCCTTCACCAAGGCACAGGTTCCCACCACTTCGTCATTCAGCAGAGCAAAAGCAATATAGCCTCCCTGAGCTAAAATCTTTTCTTCAGGATGATCCAGGAGTTTATAATCACTCGCTTCCATTACAAAGAATGATTTGATCCATTCTTCATTTAAGGCCTTGAATGCTTCTTTGTACTGAGGTTCGTAGGGGATAATTTTTACGTCATTAAGGATATCATTCATCACTATAGGTTTATTATATTCTGTTTTTAATCATTTTTCCCAGCTTCTCCAGATCACTTTCTACGCGGTCTGTCCATTCCAAGGCGTAATTCAGCCGCATACAGTTCTGATACTGATTATATTGTGAAAACATTCTTCCCGGGGCAAAGTTCACTTTCTGGCTAAAAGCCTCGTCATAAAGATCTTCTGTACAAATCCTTTTATCCAGCTCCAGCCATAGCATAAATCCTCCTTTCGGTTCAGAAATTTTGGTATTATCCGGAAAATACTGGGTAACCGACTTCTGAATCTGGAGATAATTGGCATACAGTTTTTTCCGGAACATTCTCAAATGATGATCGTAACGTCCGTGTTCAAGGAAATCAGCGATCACATCTGAAAATAAAGATGGGCTGGAGACGGTTTGAACCAACTTCTGGCGGATAATCTTATCTTTAAATTTTCCTGCCGCTACCCAGCCGACGCGGTATCCGGGAGCCAGCGTCTTGGAAACAGATCCCACCCACATCACAATACCCGCTTCATCGTAAAACTTGCAAGGCTTTGGTCTGCCTGCTCCAAAGTAAATGTTCCCGTATACATCATCTTCCACGAGAGGAACATTATATTCAGTAAGCATCCTTACCAATTCTTTTTTATTCTCATCCGGCATCTGGAACCCAAGCGGATTGTTATAATTAACAACAAAGCAGCATGCAGAAAGCTTTGGAAGCACTTTTTTTAAAGCATCGAGATCTACCCCGGTAATAGGATGGGTAGGAATTTCCACCGCTTTCAATCCAAGCAAATGAATCGCCTGAAGGATTCCAAAATAGACGGGGCTTTCCACGGCTACCGAATCTCCCGGTTTCGTAACCGCCATCAGACAGTTATAGACCCCGTTCATGGCACCGGAAGTGATGACCAGGTCATCTTCAGTAATTTTTCCTTCCATCACCATTGCCCATTTGGCAATTTCACGGCGGAGCCTTTCACTTCCCTGTACCGGCTCATAGTTGGTTCCGCTGTCATTCTTCCCTTTCATTACATTGATCATGCACTTCTTCATCTTCGCCACGGGAAGAAGACTTTTCCCGGGAATTCCCAATGCAAACTGTGTCACATCTGTTCCTGCAATCGTCCCGAAGACCTTACCAATAAGATCTTCAGGTGTATTTTCCCCTTCTGAGATCTTCATTTTCCCTACGGAAGGCAATGCCAGTTTTCGCTGTGAAGTCTGGCTTACATAATAGCCGTATTTGGGACGGGATTCTACCAATGAACGGCTTTCCAGTTCCATATAAGCCTGTTTTACGGTATTCAGGCTGACGTTGTAAAGCTTTTGAGCACTTCTTAATGAAGGCAATCTGTCTCCGAACTGCAGCGTTTCACTTTTGATCTGCTCAGTGACAGCATTGGCTATTTTAAGGTACAGAACATCTTTAGGCATTGATCACAGTTTTAAGTAAATGTACAATTTATCTATATTTTATGAGAGATTCAGCCAGCGGGTCATTCTGTAAATACTGTTTTTTAACTGTTCCGTGTTTCTGAAATTAGGAGTATTATTCTTTTTAAAATAAGTTTCAGCCCGAAAAATAAAATTTTTCTTTTCTGTCTCCGTCATTCCTTTTTTATCATATACCCTAAAGGTAATTTCACCTTTGTCATGAATGATAAGGCTGGCAAATGAAATGACCTGACTGTTTTTCTTAGCCAAAAGAAAAGGCACCCCAAAATCTGTGTTTACTTTTTGGGTATTCTGGGTCTCCAGAAATATATTCTTCAATATCAACATGTCTGAAATATAAACTTCAGCATATTGAAGCTGTTCCGGATGCTGAACGGTAGTTTCCATAATATTTTCTTCTTTAGCTAAACAAAATTATGGAGTATTCAACATTGGATACAGATACAGAAGAATATAATATTATGGGTACAGATTGTAAGAACAGCAATGCTGCATGACAAGAATTTGCCCTGATATTCCCTATTTTTGCAAAAAATAGTGGAAAAATGAGCTTCTTTGGAACGAATATAAAAAAAATAAGACAGGTTAAAGGACTGAGTCAAAAGGCTTTTGCTGATTTATTTGATTTAAACAGAGGAGTTATAAGCTCTTATGAAGAAGGACGTGCCGAACCTAAAATCGAAACGATACTGAAGGTAGCCAGTCATTTTAGCCTTACTCTTGATAAATTGCTGACAGAAACACTGCAGGTGAATCAGCTAGCCGGTGTTTCCGATATTGACCAGCTGTTACTTTTCCCGGAATTAGCCATCCAGAGCACTAAGGAAGCAAAAGAAAGCCATTCTCCCAATGCGTCAATGGTGCAAAAAATAGCAGCATCCATTGATTTGGTATATGAATTTACATCAGAAAACCGGTTACTCCCGCA contains:
- a CDS encoding HAMP domain-containing sensor histidine kinase; protein product: MFNKVITNQTKTMVLLMLVFTAIILLFSGLVYFSIVNFSHQRFYELLKIRTTTIVQIEKSKDHLDLPENYILNSLNDEELPMEKDYVFAVPTDSNFKKISQEVHIPDYFFKNIIKEGESNYNDKEFYYIGQSFKYDNKDYIAIASAKNHYVVYYLGFLKRTLLTCIVLSLFFSMIFSFYLSKTLFKPILKITGKVKEISSENLHLRLEPQPDNKELNELVDTFNGMLNRIETSFETQNHLIGNVSHELRTPLTSIMGEADVALSISRTSEEYKETLEIILNEAEKLDKKIKALLMIAQTGFDGKIQKMDKVRIDQLLWDVIETLRRIDTRNNIYLDISMLPDNPKKLKVQGNEQLLHLAVANIISNGCKYSNFQQVRVSLGATDTDVYIIVKDNGIGIPEVEMDKIYDPFFRASNTNNYEGYGIGLPLARNIVRMHHGELIVSSHENQGTTVQMRFPNFYSTQQENG
- a CDS encoding response regulator transcription factor, with product MYEKIILIEDETSVVSFIKKGLQENGYEISVAFDGRTGVQLVQANDFDLVILDIMLPEMNGLDVCKEIRKTNQSVPILFLTALGTSENIVLGLESGGDDYLVKPFKFIELVARVKSLLRRSHNNGPQETIEPEPDNEHVFQFSDLAVNDYTKKVTRGGEEITLTSTEYKLLLYFLNNPEKVISRAEILDAVWGVNYELGTNVVDVYVNYLRKKLDSQDDNKLIHTVIGMGYVLKKS
- a CDS encoding GNAT family N-acetyltransferase, translated to MNDILNDVKIIPYEPQYKEAFKALNEEWIKSFFVMEASDYKLLDHPEEKILAQGGYIAFALLNDEVVGTCALVKANAEPLTFELSKMAVSPKAQGKKIGYLLGNTLVEKAKELGAEKVFLETNSILGPAIRLYEKLGFKHMPVTNAGYDRVDVQMELDLKIE
- a CDS encoding PLP-dependent aminotransferase family protein, translating into MPKDVLYLKIANAVTEQIKSETLQFGDRLPSLRSAQKLYNVSLNTVKQAYMELESRSLVESRPKYGYYVSQTSQRKLALPSVGKMKISEGENTPEDLIGKVFGTIAGTDVTQFALGIPGKSLLPVAKMKKCMINVMKGKNDSGTNYEPVQGSERLRREIAKWAMVMEGKITEDDLVITSGAMNGVYNCLMAVTKPGDSVAVESPVYFGILQAIHLLGLKAVEIPTHPITGVDLDALKKVLPKLSACCFVVNYNNPLGFQMPDENKKELVRMLTEYNVPLVEDDVYGNIYFGAGRPKPCKFYDEAGIVMWVGSVSKTLAPGYRVGWVAAGKFKDKIIRQKLVQTVSSPSLFSDVIADFLEHGRYDHHLRMFRKKLYANYLQIQKSVTQYFPDNTKISEPKGGFMLWLELDKRICTEDLYDEAFSQKVNFAPGRMFSQYNQYQNCMRLNYALEWTDRVESDLEKLGKMIKNRI
- a CDS encoding helix-turn-helix transcriptional regulator translates to MSFFGTNIKKIRQVKGLSQKAFADLFDLNRGVISSYEEGRAEPKIETILKVASHFSLTLDKLLTETLQVNQLAGVSDIDQLLLFPELAIQSTKEAKESHSPNASMVQKIAASIDLVYEFTSENRLLPQYEYGDILFLNKADRKKDPGSSLLAYNDGNLHSISEIQPLTKNNHDLYKIVGYVSTADKNIFTGIFERLENLEKSR